One stretch of Pseudobacteriovorax antillogorgiicola DNA includes these proteins:
- a CDS encoding ligase-associated DNA damage response exonuclease: MEQLLQVNDRGLYCQRGDFYIDPWRPVETALITHAHGDHCYRGMGRYIAHAHSCSIMRIRYGFEEQQLESVAYGESFELNGVGVTFFPAGHILGSAQIRLEAGDRVWVVSGDYKRAPDPTAQSFVPLRSDVFVTEATFALPVFQWRDTRLVVEDVLSWWQSMAKLGKPALLYAYSLGKAQRLLAELQSLSSGGSSCYPGPLILHNSCVALTEYYQEALNLDFHYRSADDPRDCSDWQQALVIAPPSAEGGRWIKRLTGASQALASGWMALRGSRRRRAMDQGFVISDHADWPALIRTVEQSKASKVLVTHGYNDVLARFLRENHRLEAEDLKSLYEGEGE; this comes from the coding sequence ATGGAACAACTACTTCAAGTCAATGACCGAGGCCTCTACTGCCAAAGAGGAGACTTTTACATCGATCCATGGCGCCCGGTGGAGACAGCTCTGATTACTCACGCTCATGGGGATCACTGCTATCGAGGCATGGGGCGGTATATTGCACATGCCCATAGCTGCTCAATCATGAGAATTCGATACGGCTTCGAGGAACAGCAACTCGAATCAGTCGCCTATGGCGAGAGTTTCGAGCTGAATGGAGTTGGTGTGACTTTCTTTCCAGCGGGGCACATCCTTGGCTCCGCCCAGATCCGATTAGAAGCGGGCGATCGGGTATGGGTCGTTTCCGGTGACTATAAACGGGCACCAGACCCTACCGCCCAAAGCTTCGTACCGCTTCGCTCCGATGTCTTCGTGACCGAAGCTACGTTCGCTCTACCGGTGTTCCAGTGGCGCGATACCAGATTGGTAGTGGAGGATGTTTTGTCTTGGTGGCAGTCCATGGCTAAGCTGGGAAAACCAGCATTGCTCTACGCTTACTCCCTTGGCAAAGCTCAACGACTCCTTGCCGAATTACAGTCTCTTTCATCAGGTGGGAGCAGTTGTTACCCAGGGCCGTTGATCTTACACAACTCTTGCGTGGCCTTAACGGAATACTATCAAGAAGCTTTGAATCTAGACTTTCATTATAGGAGTGCTGACGATCCACGGGATTGCTCCGATTGGCAGCAGGCCTTAGTGATAGCACCACCATCTGCCGAAGGCGGGCGATGGATCAAACGTCTAACAGGGGCATCCCAGGCTCTTGCATCTGGCTGGATGGCCCTTCGTGGGAGCAGACGGCGACGGGCTATGGATCAAGGCTTCGTGATCTCAGACCATGCAGATTGGCCAGCTCTCATTAGAACTGTTGAGCAGTCAAAGGCCTCAAAGGTTCTTGTAACACATGGATACAATGATGTTCTTGCTAGGTTTCTTAGGGAAAACCACCGGCTAGAAGCAGAAGACTTGAAGTCTCTTTATGAAGGGGAGGGCGAATGA
- a CDS encoding 7TM diverse intracellular signaling domain-containing protein, translated as MIRHLTKLLILAGLLSGCEGSRHAKPVIHNGHLDLSHWNFEDQGAVELHGPWRFVKGEPLDISVDPPETLSKFKMVPEIWQAQEPNALFESSANFGYGTYILTVQLPRELYSQTIGLRLGETFMASRVRAWDRQGQTVLGDIRQGNPSPIPKNEQPVAYEPLGKIIIPTDGFIMIQYEISNHIFKRTGVLEAPVIDDYERLSADLFRDFFLRAFIVGVCLIIGIFHFVLYNQRRDDTSALGFGVLCCFMAAREFTTARFVEFMGLVNSKETFEFMIRMTYLCLPTMVIATWKFYAGLNLLRGIYIPITNIFCFGYGIALIILTMTFDPIIFTNLLWLYLLHLVVGCITGICFLAYYCIKGDSLVIKITIAFVILVIGVANDILHHRQVIDTMWISPYTFIAFILIQSAIISGKSAAAFRKAQHSYNQLAKVFYPHQIKAMEAGQNLEDSMPVAKSEACVISFDIAGSSKINSPGTRQFFRDIFSKCGEIMMEGYDEETLQANAFRVKELGDGFLCTVGFPFSSPQGHIFEGAIVLSLRFMNAFCECLNEFNYPHPIYCGIGVVHGPVQSFFPDSSPIEYDLFGHGLTLATRYEEMRKFILKETGKKGNIIILQRHVFESLPPEMQNDFVRFDLTHGDAYVRDDPGAMVLYYRILNREQIVAAQPVASANKIVDQLQAS; from the coding sequence ATCGCGACATGCCAAGCCTGTGATACATAATGGTCACCTGGACCTAAGTCATTGGAATTTCGAAGATCAGGGTGCCGTAGAGTTACATGGTCCATGGCGATTCGTCAAAGGTGAACCACTGGACATCAGCGTTGACCCTCCTGAGACCCTATCCAAATTCAAAATGGTTCCCGAAATCTGGCAAGCCCAAGAACCTAATGCACTCTTTGAATCATCTGCCAACTTTGGCTATGGGACTTATATTCTAACGGTCCAGCTGCCTCGCGAGCTGTATAGTCAAACCATTGGCTTGCGCCTTGGAGAAACCTTTATGGCTTCCCGTGTGCGCGCCTGGGACCGCCAAGGGCAAACTGTCTTAGGAGATATCAGACAAGGGAACCCCTCGCCAATACCCAAAAATGAGCAGCCCGTTGCCTATGAACCTTTGGGAAAGATCATCATTCCAACCGACGGCTTCATTATGATTCAATACGAAATCAGCAATCACATCTTTAAGAGAACAGGAGTTTTAGAAGCGCCTGTTATAGATGACTATGAGAGACTCTCAGCAGACTTATTTAGAGACTTCTTTCTAAGGGCATTTATTGTTGGTGTTTGTCTCATTATTGGGATTTTTCACTTTGTACTATATAACCAGCGAAGAGACGACACATCGGCCCTTGGTTTTGGAGTTCTTTGTTGCTTCATGGCAGCCCGAGAGTTTACCACCGCCCGCTTCGTAGAATTTATGGGGTTAGTCAACAGCAAAGAAACATTTGAATTCATGATTCGTATGACCTACCTTTGCCTACCCACCATGGTCATAGCAACTTGGAAGTTCTACGCTGGGCTCAATCTCCTCCGAGGAATCTATATACCCATCACAAATATTTTCTGCTTTGGCTACGGAATTGCGCTAATTATTTTGACCATGACATTCGATCCAATCATATTCACGAACTTACTTTGGCTCTATCTACTCCATCTTGTTGTCGGCTGTATCACAGGTATCTGCTTTCTAGCTTACTACTGTATCAAGGGTGACTCTCTAGTGATCAAGATTACCATTGCATTTGTTATCCTTGTCATTGGAGTGGCGAATGACATTCTCCACCACCGACAGGTCATTGATACCATGTGGATTAGCCCCTATACATTTATTGCATTTATTTTGATCCAAAGCGCGATCATATCTGGCAAATCTGCTGCCGCTTTTCGTAAGGCACAGCACAGCTACAACCAATTAGCAAAGGTGTTTTATCCTCATCAAATCAAAGCCATGGAGGCTGGTCAAAACTTAGAAGACAGCATGCCGGTAGCGAAGTCAGAAGCCTGTGTCATATCATTCGACATTGCAGGTAGCAGCAAAATCAATTCACCAGGCACGAGACAGTTTTTTAGAGATATTTTTTCAAAATGCGGCGAAATCATGATGGAAGGTTATGACGAAGAGACTTTGCAAGCCAACGCCTTTCGGGTTAAAGAGCTAGGTGACGGCTTTCTTTGTACCGTAGGCTTTCCATTTAGTAGTCCCCAAGGGCATATTTTTGAAGGAGCTATTGTTCTTAGCTTGCGTTTCATGAACGCCTTCTGCGAGTGTCTAAATGAATTTAATTATCCGCACCCCATATATTGTGGCATTGGTGTTGTCCACGGACCAGTCCAATCCTTCTTTCCCGACTCATCGCCTATTGAGTATGACCTATTCGGCCACGGCTTGACCTTAGCTACTCGCTATGAAGAGATGCGGAAATTCATTCTTAAAGAAACTGGTAAGAAAGGCAATATCATCATATTGCAAAGGCATGTGTTCGAATCACTACCTCCTGAGATGCAAAACGATTTTGTACGATTCGATCTCACGCACGGAGATGCCTATGTTCGTGATGATCCTGGTGCCATGGTACTTTACTACCGGATTTTAAATCGCGAGCAGATCGTGGCGGCGCAGCCAGTGGCTTCTGCTAATAAGATCGTGGACCAACTCCAAGCGTCTTAA
- the nei gene encoding endonuclease VIII: MPEGPEIKNAADRIAKALVGLEVEKIQFAFEHLKPYQSEIRGNIVEKVEARGKAMLIDFSSGLHLYSHNQLYGVWRISKAGNYPKTKRQLRVEIRNQTRSALLYSASDIEVLQSHELAKHPFLSKLGPDVLSSETDWKTVKTRLESTSFRRRRLSTLLLDQQFLCGLGNYLRSEILFLSRLHPNSRPVDLCNYQLEVLASTILETSRQAYEQKGITNDLLRVEQLKADGLKRWQYRHHVFSRTGQPCYECGCLIRKESFNNRRCYLCPQCQSPG, from the coding sequence ATGCCCGAAGGACCAGAAATTAAGAATGCAGCCGATCGAATTGCCAAAGCACTGGTGGGTCTGGAGGTTGAAAAAATCCAGTTCGCCTTCGAACACCTCAAACCTTACCAGTCTGAAATCCGTGGAAACATTGTCGAAAAAGTTGAAGCAAGGGGGAAAGCCATGCTGATTGACTTCAGCTCCGGCTTGCATCTTTATAGCCACAATCAATTATACGGAGTTTGGAGGATCAGTAAGGCTGGCAACTACCCTAAGACGAAGAGACAACTTCGGGTTGAGATTAGAAACCAAACGCGGTCTGCTCTTCTATATAGCGCAAGCGACATTGAAGTATTACAAAGTCATGAGCTGGCTAAGCACCCTTTTCTCAGCAAGCTGGGTCCCGACGTACTATCCTCGGAGACTGATTGGAAAACAGTGAAGACACGCTTAGAATCCACCTCGTTCAGACGTCGTCGCTTGAGCACATTGCTTTTAGATCAACAGTTTCTTTGCGGCCTCGGGAACTACCTTCGATCAGAAATACTATTTCTCAGCCGACTACATCCGAATTCGAGACCCGTGGACCTGTGTAATTATCAGTTAGAGGTCCTAGCCAGCACCATATTGGAAACATCGCGCCAAGCCTACGAGCAAAAGGGCATCACCAACGACCTTCTTCGAGTGGAGCAACTCAAAGCTGACGGACTCAAACGCTGGCAGTATCGACATCATGTTTTTTCTCGAACTGGACAGCCCTGCTACGAGTGTGGTTGCCTCATTCGAAAAGAGTCGTTTAATAATCGTCGCTGCTATTTATGCCCTCAGTGCCAGAGTCCAGGCTAA
- the pdeM gene encoding ligase-associated DNA damage response endonuclease PdeM has product MSHHNIRRERRLPNGNMRIYLEDQAFELSTDRCIYWLDESWLILSDLHLGKDESFRYHGIPIPGEVGERDLDRLEANIKKFNPKRVVVAGDFIHHNSSLSTHIIRNFAKRRKSWECEFIVVEGNHDRHVPEFPMVWNVHRVYGSLIKSNVRLIHDLGEQHDPWNGLTISGHLHPVVSVDLGLTQLILPCYYLQGSSLVLPAFTSFSTGAKVEPLDHERAYVATRRKVLERRDLGSVQPS; this is encoded by the coding sequence ATGAGCCACCACAACATACGGCGCGAGCGACGATTGCCGAATGGCAATATGAGAATCTATCTGGAAGATCAAGCTTTTGAACTAAGCACAGATCGATGTATCTACTGGCTTGACGAATCATGGTTGATTCTTAGTGATTTGCATCTTGGCAAGGATGAGAGCTTTCGCTACCATGGGATTCCTATTCCTGGTGAAGTAGGGGAACGAGACCTCGATCGACTTGAGGCTAACATCAAAAAATTCAATCCGAAACGGGTGGTTGTCGCTGGGGATTTCATCCACCACAATTCCAGCCTAAGCACCCATATCATTCGAAATTTTGCGAAGCGTCGCAAGTCATGGGAGTGTGAGTTTATTGTGGTCGAGGGCAATCACGATCGCCACGTACCCGAATTTCCTATGGTTTGGAATGTCCATCGGGTCTATGGTTCGCTGATTAAGTCCAATGTTCGATTGATTCATGATTTGGGGGAGCAGCACGATCCCTGGAATGGCCTGACAATTTCTGGTCACCTTCATCCAGTAGTAAGTGTCGATCTGGGTTTGACCCAGTTGATTCTGCCTTGCTATTACTTGCAGGGCAGCAGCCTTGTTTTGCCCGCCTTCACGTCTTTTTCCACTGGTGCCAAAGTGGAGCCGCTCGACCATGAGAGAGCTTACGTGGCAACTCGTCGCAAAGTTTTGGAGCGGCGGGATTTGGGCTCGGTTCAGCCCTCATGA
- a CDS encoding histone deacetylase, translated as MIPKLYYADHIELPLPSDHRFPADKYLKTRLKLKEQLGLAENDFLPSPLASFDDLCLVHDRAYVDGIFEGSLSDRAHKKIGFPWSQGLVNRCRASTGGTYHAALGALRDGYGAQLAGGTHHAHFDFGAGYCVFNDFAVTIAKLKQEGSIGRVAIIDLDVHHGDGNASLLSHKSYTFVFSMHGAKNYPARKPDSDLDIAMEDGTGDDEFCQRLESSLPQIASFEPDLILYQAGVDALEEDRLGRLALSHQGLIRRDEIVFAFARAFRIPIVHVLGGGYCHPIDPTVEAYVNTFKTAFKTFGFSK; from the coding sequence ATGATACCGAAGCTTTACTATGCCGATCACATCGAACTTCCCCTACCTTCCGATCATCGTTTTCCAGCGGATAAATACCTGAAAACGAGACTCAAATTGAAAGAGCAACTTGGTTTGGCTGAAAACGACTTTCTACCCAGTCCTCTTGCCAGCTTCGATGACCTATGTCTCGTCCACGACCGCGCTTATGTGGATGGAATCTTTGAGGGCAGTTTGAGCGACCGGGCCCACAAAAAGATCGGATTTCCTTGGTCCCAGGGGCTTGTGAACCGCTGCCGTGCCTCTACTGGTGGCACCTATCATGCCGCTCTTGGGGCCCTACGTGATGGCTATGGAGCCCAGCTAGCTGGTGGGACTCACCACGCCCACTTCGATTTCGGAGCTGGCTATTGTGTTTTTAATGACTTTGCCGTGACAATTGCTAAGTTAAAACAAGAAGGGTCAATTGGTCGGGTGGCAATCATCGATCTTGACGTTCACCATGGCGACGGCAATGCGAGCCTCTTAAGCCACAAGTCATATACCTTCGTCTTTAGTATGCATGGGGCCAAGAATTATCCAGCCCGTAAGCCAGACTCAGATCTCGATATCGCAATGGAGGATGGCACAGGGGATGACGAGTTTTGTCAGCGGCTTGAATCGAGCCTGCCACAAATTGCGAGCTTTGAACCTGACTTAATCCTCTATCAAGCTGGTGTCGACGCCTTGGAAGAGGATCGCCTCGGACGTCTGGCTCTCAGCCATCAGGGATTAATACGTCGTGACGAAATTGTCTTTGCCTTTGCCCGAGCCTTTCGAATTCCAATCGTTCATGTTTTAGGGGGCGGTTATTGCCACCCGATTGATCCTACGGTGGAAGCCTATGTGAATACCTTTAAGACTGCATTCAAGACTTTTGGCTTCTCTAAATAG
- a CDS encoding ligase-associated DNA damage response DEXH box helicase, translating into MLNPQDPVEFGNAFLETLGWQAKPYQIEAWEAYRDGRSGLLSLPTGSGKTYAAAVGPIWRAVQTSRKKGLQVLYITPLKALARDIEKALAPIVGFSGKTISLDVRTGDTSSYRRSKQRERLADVLITTPESLAILISYRNSDQLLQSCHSVIVDEWHEFFGTKRGAFLELCLSRLRGLNPNLQTWGMSATFGNLGLSCQTLLGTDSQVLIVSSSEKRRIEITTLVPERQADLPLAGHSGMGMMKVFAKDFDWRKPSLVFTNTRSFAERWYQGLIEQFPDKKDAIGLHHGSLDQVNRTQIEDGLKSGELKLVVCTASLDLGLDFSPIERVYQIGSPKSIARLLQRAGRSAHQPGRDSVIRFIPTHGFELFEVQGLQQGVARGDVESPPPCEGYLDVLIQHIVTVGIGPGFEPNQLFNEVRTAWGLRNLSREDYEWCLIFASRGGDSLKAYERYHKITEVDGRYREAELRISRIHRMNIGTITADATVQVKFQGGKRLGHVEERYLSRLKKGDTFTFAGRRLAFNKLYNGVCYVSLAKKVHSQTPRWYGGQLALSAPLAWNLRNVIENFRDMIWASPVEPLVENIIETQERLSALPQVGEVLVELCRTRDGYHCFIFPFEGIHLNQAIGLLLALRLSHGDDTSFQVSVNEYGVELLSRQPFDFSKALKASLFSCDNVLNDLTKSVNLSELSQQQFRTIARIAGLVLQNYPGQRKSGRQVQVSSNLIYQVFERFERGNRLLKLAKDEVIHQQFEIHRLEKALQRLEKSRLLIKTVERLTPFSMPVWASRAATKFDSESLREKIEILESTW; encoded by the coding sequence GTGCTTAATCCCCAAGACCCCGTGGAATTCGGCAATGCCTTTCTTGAGACTTTAGGTTGGCAAGCAAAGCCCTATCAGATCGAAGCTTGGGAGGCCTACCGTGATGGTCGAAGCGGTCTTCTGAGCCTGCCGACTGGCTCTGGAAAAACCTATGCTGCGGCAGTTGGGCCCATCTGGAGAGCGGTGCAAACGTCGCGGAAGAAAGGCTTGCAAGTCTTATACATTACTCCCTTGAAGGCTCTTGCCCGAGATATAGAAAAAGCCCTGGCACCGATAGTCGGCTTTTCCGGTAAAACAATTAGTTTGGATGTTCGTACCGGCGACACGTCTTCGTACCGACGCTCGAAGCAGAGGGAGCGTCTCGCAGATGTCCTGATCACCACTCCAGAATCTTTAGCCATTCTGATTTCCTATCGGAATTCAGATCAATTGCTTCAATCTTGTCACTCTGTAATTGTCGACGAGTGGCATGAGTTCTTTGGAACCAAGCGCGGTGCATTCCTAGAGCTTTGCTTATCTCGGCTTCGAGGCTTGAATCCCAACTTACAAACTTGGGGTATGTCGGCTACATTTGGCAATCTGGGCCTTTCGTGCCAAACCCTACTGGGAACCGACAGCCAGGTTTTGATTGTGAGCAGCTCTGAAAAGCGTCGTATTGAAATCACCACCTTAGTTCCTGAGCGTCAGGCTGATCTTCCCTTAGCCGGGCACTCTGGGATGGGGATGATGAAGGTTTTTGCCAAAGACTTTGACTGGCGTAAACCTTCGCTAGTTTTTACAAATACCCGGTCGTTTGCAGAGCGATGGTACCAGGGTCTTATTGAGCAGTTTCCTGACAAGAAAGATGCCATTGGTCTGCACCATGGATCTCTTGATCAAGTGAACCGAACTCAGATAGAAGATGGCCTCAAAAGTGGCGAGCTCAAACTGGTGGTTTGCACTGCCTCACTCGATCTTGGCCTCGATTTTTCCCCGATTGAGCGTGTTTACCAAATTGGTTCACCGAAATCGATTGCTCGACTATTGCAACGAGCAGGACGTTCCGCTCATCAACCAGGTCGTGATAGTGTTATACGTTTTATCCCCACCCATGGCTTTGAGCTTTTTGAAGTGCAGGGCTTGCAGCAAGGGGTGGCCCGGGGTGATGTTGAAAGCCCTCCACCTTGCGAAGGCTATCTTGATGTTCTGATCCAGCACATTGTGACAGTTGGGATTGGCCCAGGTTTTGAACCTAATCAGTTGTTTAATGAAGTGAGGACGGCTTGGGGTCTTCGAAACCTTAGCCGAGAGGACTATGAATGGTGTCTGATATTTGCAAGTAGGGGTGGGGATTCGTTAAAGGCTTATGAGAGATATCATAAGATCACGGAAGTCGACGGTCGCTACCGAGAGGCTGAGCTTCGCATAAGCCGCATTCATCGAATGAACATTGGTACGATTACGGCGGATGCTACAGTACAGGTGAAGTTTCAAGGTGGCAAGCGCCTTGGTCACGTTGAGGAGCGCTATCTTTCTCGATTGAAAAAAGGCGATACCTTTACATTTGCTGGCAGGCGTCTCGCCTTTAATAAGCTCTACAATGGCGTGTGCTATGTGAGCCTTGCTAAAAAAGTTCACAGTCAGACGCCTCGTTGGTATGGTGGTCAGCTCGCACTTAGCGCGCCACTCGCATGGAACCTACGAAACGTGATTGAAAATTTTCGAGATATGATCTGGGCCAGTCCGGTAGAGCCATTGGTAGAAAATATTATTGAAACTCAAGAACGTTTGTCTGCCTTGCCACAAGTCGGTGAAGTGCTAGTTGAACTCTGCCGAACCAGGGATGGTTATCATTGCTTTATCTTCCCTTTTGAAGGAATTCATTTGAACCAAGCTATTGGTCTACTACTCGCTTTAAGGCTTAGCCATGGTGACGATACGAGCTTTCAGGTGTCCGTTAACGAGTATGGAGTCGAGCTTCTCAGTCGACAGCCATTTGATTTTTCCAAAGCTCTCAAAGCTAGCTTGTTTAGTTGTGACAATGTTCTGAATGACCTCACAAAAAGTGTTAATCTCTCAGAGTTAAGTCAGCAACAGTTTCGTACCATCGCACGGATTGCTGGATTGGTGCTTCAGAACTATCCTGGACAACGAAAATCAGGGCGGCAGGTGCAGGTCAGTTCCAACCTCATCTATCAGGTCTTTGAGCGCTTCGAACGGGGCAATCGACTTCTTAAACTTGCAAAGGACGAGGTGATTCATCAGCAGTTCGAGATTCATCGTCTTGAGAAAGCCTTGCAGCGCTTAGAAAAAAGCCGGCTTTTGATAAAGACAGTGGAGCGCTTAACACCGTTTTCCATGCCTGTTTGGGCGTCGAGAGCAGCAACAAAATTCGATTCTGAGAGTCTTCGGGAAAAGATTGAAATCTTAGAAAGTACTTGGTAG
- a CDS encoding permease yields MALLSISILALAVGPLVFQVFALSRKWLRLLDGFLFVAVGWIACGEILPGAMERAGPLVLLSMMMGLVLPFLAERLFHHQKVHRAAALAAMAGLFLHALTDGAWLAHADQGFGVHLAAGVLIHRIPMGLAIWWIVRPNFGVSAALWMLGTIACGSVLGFSLGQNLEQGFTSFWLEHFQSLVAGSLLHVMIHPSGSHDHSHESHHSDHHDHCCPSQAHQPWYEGAGNILAVIFLLSLGHWQNFAFNGGHSDHGHDHGSIDIWPAFLELALDTAPALLLAYAIGGFATIFLKDSYMNWLGQGRTWQQSLKGILIGLPLPICSCGVVPLYQTLIKKGAPPSAAIAFLIATPELGIDAILISIPLLDVPMTLLRLLGALVVAFAVAIIVGTLIAREQKPTKDDQVKVTSSSSSKPKSWQENMRAGLKEGFVDLVDHTGPWILFGLFLASAIGPVLNTHYQDIAGQPWEVLIFALLGLPIYVCASGATPLVAVFLANGVSPGAALAFLLTGPATNITTYGVVAKLHGRRAAVALGACAALASMVLGYVVNAYLGDISRPSQGVESHEHGWLSYGSLAILAVVFGISAFKQGARSYLREVFIPHHH; encoded by the coding sequence ATGGCTTTGCTTTCCATTAGTATCCTCGCCCTTGCTGTGGGGCCACTTGTGTTTCAAGTGTTTGCATTAAGTCGCAAATGGCTAAGGCTCCTGGACGGCTTTCTGTTTGTTGCGGTTGGTTGGATCGCTTGTGGTGAGATCTTGCCAGGCGCAATGGAGCGAGCCGGCCCACTAGTTTTATTAAGCATGATGATGGGCCTAGTCCTACCATTTCTGGCTGAGCGCTTATTCCATCATCAAAAAGTGCATCGAGCCGCTGCCTTGGCAGCAATGGCGGGCTTATTTCTTCACGCGCTCACTGATGGAGCCTGGCTAGCCCATGCAGATCAAGGCTTTGGGGTGCACCTGGCAGCTGGGGTTTTGATTCATCGCATTCCCATGGGACTAGCTATCTGGTGGATTGTTAGGCCCAATTTTGGTGTTTCTGCTGCCTTGTGGATGCTAGGCACCATCGCCTGCGGTTCCGTGCTAGGTTTTAGTTTAGGGCAAAACTTGGAACAGGGGTTCACGAGTTTTTGGTTGGAGCACTTTCAATCTCTTGTGGCAGGATCTCTTCTCCATGTCATGATTCATCCATCTGGGTCTCACGATCACAGTCACGAGTCTCATCATAGCGACCATCACGATCATTGCTGCCCGTCTCAAGCCCATCAGCCATGGTATGAAGGGGCAGGCAATATCCTAGCTGTGATTTTTCTATTGAGTCTCGGGCATTGGCAAAATTTTGCCTTTAATGGAGGGCATTCCGATCATGGTCATGATCATGGGAGCATCGATATATGGCCGGCTTTCTTGGAGCTTGCGCTTGACACCGCTCCTGCATTGCTACTGGCTTATGCTATCGGAGGTTTTGCGACAATTTTCTTGAAAGACAGTTATATGAACTGGTTGGGGCAGGGTCGCACCTGGCAACAATCATTAAAGGGAATTTTGATCGGCTTGCCACTTCCCATCTGCTCCTGTGGGGTGGTCCCGCTCTATCAAACGCTGATAAAAAAGGGAGCTCCTCCCTCGGCAGCTATCGCTTTTCTGATAGCGACCCCTGAGTTAGGAATAGATGCCATATTGATATCAATACCTTTGCTTGATGTGCCGATGACTCTGCTTCGGTTGTTGGGTGCTTTGGTGGTGGCCTTTGCCGTTGCTATCATTGTAGGTACATTGATTGCTCGCGAACAAAAACCTACCAAGGACGATCAAGTCAAGGTCACAAGTTCATCGTCATCAAAGCCCAAGAGCTGGCAGGAAAACATGAGGGCGGGCTTGAAAGAAGGCTTTGTTGACCTGGTCGATCACACGGGGCCTTGGATATTGTTTGGGCTCTTTTTAGCATCTGCAATAGGACCAGTGCTAAATACTCATTACCAAGATATCGCGGGCCAGCCCTGGGAAGTTTTGATCTTTGCGTTACTCGGTCTGCCGATCTATGTCTGTGCTTCTGGTGCGACTCCCTTAGTTGCGGTATTTTTAGCCAACGGAGTATCCCCAGGTGCTGCTCTGGCCTTTCTTCTCACGGGTCCCGCGACAAATATTACAACTTACGGGGTGGTTGCGAAGCTTCATGGTCGCAGAGCAGCAGTAGCTTTGGGTGCTTGCGCAGCCTTGGCAAGTATGGTGCTTGGGTATGTGGTGAATGCTTACCTGGGAGATATATCAAGGCCGAGCCAAGGAGTTGAAAGTCATGAGCATGGGTGGTTAAGCTATGGGAGCTTGGCGATCCTTGCTGTGGTTTTTGGTATTTCAGCATTTAAGCAGGGTGCTCGTTCTTATTTGAGAGAGGTTTTTATTCCCCATCATCATTGA
- a CDS encoding GNAT family N-acetyltransferase: MEIQRTFRLRPIEESDNDAMAEIIKQCAHEFDLIGPGYGPTDEEVDHLFQAYHGLGRAYWLAESPDKILGGAGIAGLEGESQLWCELRKMYVLPAGRGLGIGFSLLQQLMIEAYDFGFRYCYLETTGALVQAKELYLKAGFKILEEPMGQTGHTRCEIPMALDIGLFLANPP; encoded by the coding sequence ATGGAGATTCAACGAACTTTCCGCCTCAGACCCATCGAGGAGTCCGATAACGACGCCATGGCTGAAATCATAAAACAATGTGCTCATGAGTTCGATCTCATTGGACCTGGCTACGGGCCAACTGATGAGGAGGTTGACCACCTTTTCCAAGCTTACCATGGCCTTGGTCGAGCTTACTGGCTTGCTGAGAGTCCAGATAAGATCCTTGGGGGCGCTGGTATCGCTGGTTTGGAGGGCGAGTCGCAACTGTGGTGCGAACTTAGGAAAATGTATGTCCTACCCGCAGGCCGTGGGTTAGGAATAGGCTTCTCGTTGCTTCAGCAGCTAATGATAGAAGCTTATGACTTCGGCTTTCGTTACTGCTACTTGGAGACTACAGGAGCCCTGGTGCAGGCTAAAGAACTATACCTGAAGGCAGGATTTAAGATCTTGGAAGAGCCCATGGGGCAGACCGGCCACACTCGGTGCGAGATCCCCATGGCCCTAGACATCGGGCTATTTCTTGCTAACCCACCCTAG